DNA sequence from the Microcebus murinus isolate Inina chromosome 18, M.murinus_Inina_mat1.0, whole genome shotgun sequence genome:
GGTAGGCATTGCAGGCCAAGGCCCTGAATGATGACCTGAGCTCTTACTCTGTCCTCATTCCTTCCCCAGCTTCACACCAGGGTCCTGCACACTGACAGCCTACAAGCTGACCCCCAGTGGCTATGAATGGGGCCGTCAGAACACAGACAAGGGCAACAACCCCAAAGGCTACCTACCCTCACACTATGAGAGGGTCCAGATGTTGCTGTCGGACCGCTTCCTTGGCTTCTTTATGGTCCCTGCTCAGTCTTCGTGGAACTACAACTTTATGGGTAGGtgggctgtgtgtgtttgtgtgtaagtTGGGGGAGCACAGGAAAAGGGGGGATGGTGTTGGGGATAATGTTAGACCATCACTCTTAGCTCTTGGGGCCTGACTCTGGCTTGGAGATATCCCAGGCTGTATGAGGCGGTGGACCCTTGTTAACATTTGATGTCTTCTTCTCCCCTAAGGTGTCCGGCATGATCCTAACATGAAGTATGAGCTACAGCTGGCAAACCCCAAAGAGTTCTACCACGAGGTGCACAGACCCTCCCACTTCCTCAACTTTGCCCTCCTACAGGAGGGTGAGGTCTACTCTGCAGACCGTGAGGACCTGTATGCCTAGTTGTTCCCTTACCAcctcctgcttcagactcccCAAAGGTTGGAGCCTCTTAGCCCCTACAGACAAGCTGGTGACATTCAGCAGCTTGGCCCCTTTTCCCTCTGTATTGTGCTTATTGTGTTGTTGATCTGATGGCTTGTAATTgtgaacaaaatataataaattttgtataaatggtTTGGGggctgttttttttccccctgagctCAAATTCTGGGTGTAGGTCTGGGTAGGTTTGGCAGATTGACTGGGGCAGTTCACAGCAAGGTGCTGGGCTCAGCCTTGACAGGGGATACAAAGCCCCCTTCTTGTTCAGGGCTTTGGGGCTAGATGTCCCCTAGACTCAGGAGCAGAGGTGGGGTCGGGCTTTCACACTCCTGCTACCTCAACCACATTTGCTGGTTTCCCTCCAAAATACAGTACTTGGTAAATCATTACCCCTTTCAACCTCTCTGGGTCTAGGTGTGCCCTGCAGCTGTGGTACCTGGCCTAGCCCCTTTTAAAGCTTCCTGAGTCACTCTTAGTCAAGGAAACAAGCACATGGGTGGATAGTTTGGCTGTCTCATGCCAGGCAGAGGCCAGTGACTAACCTCCTACCTGTCACCTCTTGCCTCGAGTACTTGGCTGCCAAGTTGGCCTCGTGACTCCAAACACGGGGTGGAGCCGTGATAGGGCACTGTGGGGAGGGCTTGACCTAAGTGACCATTTACAGCCCTGAGCCTCTTGAAATGACTGGCTGGAAACTGGCTGTTCTGTTTCCTGTGACCTTGAGGATTGAACTGGACCGAGGCCTGGGGGCCTAAGGACTATCTCCTGTCCCTACGCCTTTTCCCTTAATCGCACCTCCCCCACTCCCTGTCGCTTCTACCCCGGAACTGTTTGAGTTTTTCCTGTCCTAGCTGAGGGGGGAGTGGGGTTAGTCATAGCCCCAGGGCTTTGGGGGACATGGAGCCCAGGAGGGCGGCGCCTGGAGCACACGGCTGGGGTCCTGTGGCAGCAGGGTCGGGGACGTCCGCAGAGCTCGTGTACCATCTTGCGGGGGCCCTGGGCACTGAGCTTCAAGAGCTGGCGCGCCGTTTCGGGCCGGAGGCGGCGGCCGGGCTAGTGCCGCTGGTGGTGCGGGCGCTGGAACTCCTGGAAAAGGCTGCGGTGGGGCCTGCCCCGGACTCGGTGAgtcactgccccctcccctcgTCACCCGCGAGGCCTGCGGGGCCGAACCCTGAGACCTGGGCCTCCCCAGTTGCAGGTGTCGGCGCAGCAGGCCGAACTGGAGCTGCGGAGGCTGCGGGAGGAGAACGAGCACCTCCGCAGGGAGTTGCGCGCTGGGCCACAGGGTGAGTGCAGGCCCCGGCCAGGGCGAGGGTGGCTGGGGAACGGCTCGGGGCCGCCCCTCCGCAGGCCGCCGCTTAGAACGCCTCTTCCTCAGAGGAGCGCGAGCTGCTGCGGCAGCTCAAGGAGGTGACGGACCGACAGCGGGACGAACTCCGGGCCCACAACCGGGACCTGCAGCAGCGTAGTCAGGAGACCGAGGCGGTGAGGGCGGGgccgcgggcgcggggcgggacTCCGTCGGGCCCTGGGCGCCCCGcccaccagcccccacctcctgctCCGCCCCCAGTTGCAGGAGCAGCTGCAGCGCCTCCTGCTGGTGAATGCGGAGTTGCGGCGCAAGCTGGCAGCAGTGCAGACCCAGCTGCGCGCCACGCAGGACCGCGAGAGGGAGCGCGAGCAGCTCGGCGAAGGTGCCCTCGAGCCGGCTAAAGagcgggcgcggggccgggccgggggcctCGGGTGCGAGCAGAGGCAGGAGCCCGAACGTGCGGCCATCAGCACAGGAGCCTCGGGGACCCCTGAGGACCCGGTGAGTGCCGGATGAGGGCAGGGACCCATCCCAGTACTCAATATCTGGCACTCGAGTGGGCACTTGAGCAAGGTTTGCCTTGCACCTCCTCTAGAGGTCCTGTCATGGCTCCGGGGCAGGGACCCTCTGACCATGCCTGTCCCGCAGGCGGCGGCCACCCAGCAGCCATGGCGCCCCTCGGACGCAGGGCAGTGCGGGTTCAGTCGGGAGGAGCTTGAGCAGATTCTTCAGGAGCGGAATGAACTCAAAGCCAACGTGTTCCTGCTCAAGGAGGAGTTGGCCTACTTCCAGCGGTGAGGGCTCAGGGGAGCTGAGGGCGCTCCACTCACATCTGTTCCTGGGCCTCAGATCACCCTACCTCATTCTTTGGTTCACTGATGTATCCACAGTGACcttgccaggccctgccctgggcactgGGGGGACATGATTACACAGCCCCTGCTCTCCATGAACTTCATCCAAACAGGGGAGAGGgtcacagcagcagcagggat
Encoded proteins:
- the RILP gene encoding rab-interacting lysosomal protein isoform X2, translating into MEPRRAAPGAHGWGPVAAGSGTSAELVYHLAGALGTELQELARRFGPEAAAGLVPLVVRALELLEKAAVGPAPDSLQVSAQQAELELRRLREENEHLRRELRAGPQEERELLRQLKEVTDRQRDELRAHNRDLQQRSQETEALQEQLQRLLLVNAELRRKLAAVQTQLRATQDREREREQLGEGALEPAKERARGRAGGLGCEQRQEPERAAISTGASGTPEDPAAATQQPWRPSDAGQCGFSREELEQILQERNELKANVFLLKEELAYFQRELLTDHRVPGLLLEAMKVAVRKQRKKIKAKMLGTTEEAESSDDEDGSWLLLTSDKGDHPPAPESRIQSFFGSWYRGEAEAPEAETSSGAPSKLGRKEEASLQPPAPDQPFSAPDEHLCLGASTAPEA
- the RILP gene encoding rab-interacting lysosomal protein isoform X1, which translates into the protein MEPRRAAPGAHGWGPVAAGSGTSAELVYHLAGALGTELQELARRFGPEAAAGLVPLVVRALELLEKAAVGPAPDSLQVSAQQAELELRRLREENEHLRRELRAGPQEERELLRQLKEVTDRQRDELRAHNRDLQQRSQETEALQEQLQRLLLVNAELRRKLAAVQTQLRATQDREREREQLGEGALEPAKERARGRAGGLGCEQRQEPERAAISTGASGTPEDPAAATQQPWRPSDAGQCGFSREELEQILQERNELKANVFLLKEELAYFQRELLTDHRVPGLLLEAMKVAVRKQRKKIKAKMLGTTEEAESSFGSWYRGEAEAPEAETSSGAPSKLGRKEEASWKPHSEPVGSPTTPSP